A window of Pseudomonas denitrificans (nom. rej.) genomic DNA:
GTGGCCAGAGCCTGGGACATTTGCTCAAGCATGGTCTTGATCGCCAGCTCCACATCCTTTGCGGAAAGCTGCCCCTGATGGGTGACGATTCTCTCGATCAACTCCGACTTGGTCATGGTTTTCCCTTCTTTTTCAAGCGGCTAGATCAGCTCTAGGTTCTTTTAGCATGCTGGTCATGCTTTGAACAGCCCGAACGGAAAGGATGTGTTTTCATCCGGTCAAGTAGTTGGCAAATAAAAAATGGCCGATCCCCGGGAGGCGATCGGCCACGGTCGCGTCCAGGAGCGGAAGGACGCGCAAGGGAGAAAAGCAGATCAGGCGATGGCGGCGAGCTGAGCCTTGGCCTTGGCGAGGCCCTTCTCGGCGAATTCACCGCCCATGTTCAGGCCCTCGGCATGGATGAAGGTCACGTCGTGGATGCCGACGAAGCCCAGCGCCTGGCGCAGGTAGGGCTCCTGGTGATCCAGCGCACCGCCGGCGTAGACGCCACCGCGACTGGTCAGGACGAAGGCGCGCTTGCCGGTGAGCAGGCCCTGCGGGCCGGTCTCGGTGTACTGGAAGGTGACACCGGCGCGCAGCACGTGGTCCAGCCAGGATTTCAGGGTGCTGGGGATGGCGAAGTTGTACATTGGCGCAGCCAGGACCAGCACGTCGGCAGCCTGCAGCTCGGCGGTCAGCTGGTTGGAGCGTTCCAGCGCGGCGCGTTCGATCTCGCTGTGCTCCTGCGCCGGCTTCATCCAGCCACCCAGAAGGTTGGCGTCCAGGTGCGGCACCTGTTCTACGGCCAGGTCGCGGACCTGGATGTCGTCGGCCGGGTGGGCGGCCTGCCACTGGGCGATGAAATCGCGGGTCAGCTGGCGGGAAACGGAACCTTCCTGACGGGCACTGCTTTCGATAACCAGAACGCGGGACATGGACTGGACCTCCATCGGTCGCTGAATGTGTCGATGGAGGCCATCCTAAAGATGAACAAATCGATAAAAAAGCGTAAATATTCGCTTCTAATTATCGAATAAATTGATTTCTTGCGTGACTGCTTTTAGGCTTGGGGAACTCAGGAAGGGTTACAGGTCAGCTTGATGCGCAGCTTGATCACTGCGCGGCTGAAGCTGGAAGTCAGATTGGCCTCCTTGCCAGGTGCAATGGTCGCCTTGCGCACATGCGGCGTCTCGGGACCGTTGACGAAGACCGCGGTGCAGGTCACCGGCTGCTGGCCGCCGTTGCGCAGGAGGATCGCCCCCATCTGGTCGCCGATATCCTGGGTCTCGATGTCCATCTCGGTGCCATTGAGGCTCTTCTGCACTTCGATGGGATAGGCCAGGGCGGTCAGCGGCAACATGGCCAGAACGGCACAACAGAATTTTTTCATGGCGGTCTCTTGTTGGTCTTCTGCGGACCGCCAGAGTAGACAAGAGGAAGCGAGGATGAAAGCGCCCCGCGTTACCCTGGATCAGTGGAGAACCCTGCAGGCCGTGGTCGATCACGGCGGCTTCGCCCAGGCGGCCGAAGCCCTGCACCGTTCGCAGTCGTCGATCAGCTACACCGTGGCGCGCATGCAGGAGCAGCTCGGCGTGCCGCTGCTGCGCATCGACGGACGCAAGGCCGTGCTCACCGAGGCCGGTGAAGTACTGCTACGCCGCTCGCGGCAACTGGTGAAATCCGCCGGCCAGCTGGAAGAACTGGCCCACCACATGGAACAGGGCTGGGAGCCGGAAGTGCGCCTGGTCGTCGACGCCGCCTACCCCACCGTGCGTCTGGTGCGTTCGCTGTCGGCCTTCATGCCACAGAGCCGCGGCTGCCGCGTGCTGCTGCGCGAAGAGGTGCTGTCGGGTGTGGAGGAAGCGCTGGTGCAGGGCCACGCAGACCTCGCCATCAGTGGCCTGAACATTCCCGGCCACCTGGGCGCCGATCTCTCCATCGTCGACTTCGTCGCTGTCGCCCATCCCGATCACCCACTGCATCGCCTGCAACGCGAGGTCACCCACCAGGACCTGGAAACCCAGATGCAGGTGGTCATCCGCGACTCCGGCCGCCTGCAACCGCGCGACGTCGGCTGGCTCGGCGCCGAGCAGCGCTGGACCGTCGGCAGCCTCGCCACCGCCGCCACCTTCGTCAGCAACGGCCTGGGCTTCGCCTGGCTGCCGCGGCACATGATCGAGCGTGAACTGCGCGACGGGCAGCTCAAGCCGTTGCTGATGAAACAGGGCGGCGTGCGCGAGAGCCGCTTCTATCTTTACCCGAACAAGGAAAAGCCCCTGGGCCCGGCCACGCAGATCCTCGTGGAACTGCTGACCACCTTCGCCAATGTGCCCCTCGACGCCCATTTCGCCGCCCCGGAAAGCCCGGCCTGAAGCCACAGCCCGCACGAACAAGGAGCTCGTCATGCCGTTCTTCGACCACGCCGGTCACCGTCTGCACTACGAGGAAAGCGGACTCGGCACGCCGGTGCTGCTGGTGCATGGGCTCGGTTCCAGCACCCGCGACTGGGAATACCAGGT
This region includes:
- a CDS encoding FMN-dependent NADH-azoreductase, which produces MSRVLVIESSARQEGSVSRQLTRDFIAQWQAAHPADDIQVRDLAVEQVPHLDANLLGGWMKPAQEHSEIERAALERSNQLTAELQAADVLVLAAPMYNFAIPSTLKSWLDHVLRAGVTFQYTETGPQGLLTGKRAFVLTSRGGVYAGGALDHQEPYLRQALGFVGIHDVTFIHAEGLNMGGEFAEKGLAKAKAQLAAIA
- a CDS encoding 3-phosphoglycerate kinase, encoding MKKFCCAVLAMLPLTALAYPIEVQKSLNGTEMDIETQDIGDQMGAILLRNGGQQPVTCTAVFVNGPETPHVRKATIAPGKEANLTSSFSRAVIKLRIKLTCNPS
- a CDS encoding LysR family transcriptional regulator; translation: MKAPRVTLDQWRTLQAVVDHGGFAQAAEALHRSQSSISYTVARMQEQLGVPLLRIDGRKAVLTEAGEVLLRRSRQLVKSAGQLEELAHHMEQGWEPEVRLVVDAAYPTVRLVRSLSAFMPQSRGCRVLLREEVLSGVEEALVQGHADLAISGLNIPGHLGADLSIVDFVAVAHPDHPLHRLQREVTHQDLETQMQVVIRDSGRLQPRDVGWLGAEQRWTVGSLATAATFVSNGLGFAWLPRHMIERELRDGQLKPLLMKQGGVRESRFYLYPNKEKPLGPATQILVELLTTFANVPLDAHFAAPESPA